The Streptomyces sp. HUAS MG91 sequence CGTGGAAGTACTCGCCACTGAAGGTGACGTTCTCCTCGGTCCACAGGCGTCGTACGAGATGCAGGAATTCCTGGGTGCGGGCGTAGCGCGCGGCAGGCTCGACGATGGTGTCGCCGTAGGCGGCCGGGCTGTCCACGCCGCTGACGACGTTCACCAGGAGGCGGCCGCGGCTGAGCTGGTCGAGGGTGGCGGCGGCGCCGGCGAAGTTCGCGGGCTGCCAGTAGCCGGGGCGGACGGCGACCAGGGGTTTGAACGTGGTGGTGCGCGCGGCCAGGGCGGTGGCGACGGTGAACGTGTCCGGGCGTCCCCATCCGGTGCCGAGGAGGGCGCCGCTCCACCCGTGGTCCTCCGCGGTGCGGGCGAGTTCCGTCGAGTGCTCGATGGATCCCCAGCCGGAGGTCGTGTCGTCCCCGCGGTGCCCGGGCTGGACGGTGTTGGGGATGTACCAGAGGAATTGCGGGGTCATGACGGTTCCGTTCGTCGGTCGGGCAGGAGCGGCGGAGCGGGAATTCGGCCTCGGCCGTGCGAGGTGCCCGGCGGTACGCAGCGTTGAGGCACGGCGAGTTCGCGCCCGGCGGTGTCGTCCTTCGCCTCGGCAGGCGGGCCGCTCGGGGGTCGTCCGAGCCCGGACGTGCGCAGTCGTGAGAGCAGCAGGGCCACCGCGAGCAGGCCGGCGCAGGCGCAGGAGGCGAGGGCGTACGCGGATCGGGGGCCGCTGCCTCCCGGTGGCGTCGGGGCGGAGTGCAGATACACCGCCGAGACCGCGCTCAGGCAGACCGCCGCGGCGATGCGCTGTGCCATCTGCAGAATGCCGCCGGCCACTCCTGCCGCCTCGGCCGGAGCGTGGTGCAGGACCTGGGTCTGGTTGGGCGAGACCGTGAGGCCCGCGGCGGCGCCGGTCAGCAGCTGCACGCCGGCGCAGGCCAGGGGAAGCGCGGAGGTGGGCGCCGTGAGCGCGACAGCGCTCCCGGCCAGGGCGGCTCCGATGCCCAGGAGGAGCCCGAGGGACACCGTGCGCGGTCCGATGCGGCGCACCACGCGCCAGGCGAGCGCGGAGGCGACCCCCATCGCGAGCGCCGAGGGAAGCGTGACGGCCGCGGTGCCCAGAGCCGTCAGGCCGAGCCCTTCCTGGAGGAACACGGTGAGCACCAGGGAGGAGGCGAGCGTGGCGCCGAACTGGGCCATCGCGACCGCCGTGCCCAGCAGGTACGGCTTCGACGTCCTGAGGGCGGGATGCAGCAGGGCCCGGCGTCCGCGGCGTACGCGCAGTCGTTGATGCCCGCTGAGCGCGGCCGCCAGGACGACCAGTCCGGTCGCCCACGCGAGCGCCTCTCCCCTGCTGCCCGGAGTACGGATGAACGGGACCATCAAGGTCAGCGTGCAGGCGCACGCCAGGGTCAGGCCGAGGATGTCGAGCCGGGCATCGCGGGCGGTGCGCCGGGGTGGCGGCAGCCACCGCGCCGCCAGTACCAGGGTGAGGATCGCGCACGGCGCGCTGAGCAGGAGGCAGCAGCGCCAGCCCCGTTCGGGACCGAGGGCGGCGACGAGTGCGCCGCCGAGCGGCGGGCCCAGAGCCGTGGCCACGCCGGACGTCACCGCGTACAGGCCCAGGGCGCGGCCTCGGGCCTGGCCCCGGAAGAGGTCCTGGAGGGTTCCGATCACCTGGGAGTTCACGAGCCCCGCCGCGGCCCCCTGCACCAGGCGCGCGGTGATCAGTGTGCCCGGCCCGCGGCCGGTCGCGGCCGCCGTCCCCGCGATGAGGAAGGCGGCCACGCCCAGCAGGAAGAACCGCTTGCGCCCGTGCGCGTCACCGAGGCTGCCGCCCGGGACGAGTGCCAGCCCGAAGGCCAGCGAGTATCCGGCGACGATCCATTGCACGTCCCCGGCACCGGCCCCGAGCGAGTGCCGCATGCTCGGCACGGCGATGTTCAGCACGGCCTGGTCCAGCAGGGTCGTCGCCCCCGCGGCCAGGCAGACGAGCAGGGCGCGCCGGGCGGCGCGGTCTTCTCCGGGGAGCATTCAGGAACGCGCCTCCGGCACGGGGCCCGCTTCCGGCTCGACGCCGATGACCTTGCGGTAGACGCGTGCCCCGTCGCCGTAGTCGTCGACGGCGTAGTGCCAGGTGGCGCGGTTGTCCCAGAGGACGAAGTCGCCGGGCTGCCAGCCGAAGCGGATCGTGTAGTCGGGCGAGGAGGCGTGCCGCAGGAGGTGGTCGAGCAGGACCTTGCTCTCCGCGGGTGTCACCCCGGTGAGGCCGGTCGCCGAGGTGCTGATGAAGAGGCCCTTGCGGCCGGTGGTCGGGTGCGTCAGGACGACGGGGTGTTCGATCGTCGGTCCGCTCGTGGTCTTCTTGCTGCCCTGCGCGTAGTTCTCCGCGTTGCCGTCGTACACGGCGCTCACGGACGCCAGGAGCTCCTTGAACGGCTCCGACAGATCGTCGTACGCGGCCTGCAGATCCGCCCACAGGGTGTGACCGCCCAGCTCGGGCACCACCTCGTAGGTCAGCGACTCGATCGCGAAGACGGGGGCGCGCCACAGGCCGCCGATGTGCCAGGTGCTGGCCTTGCCGGTCTTCCGCACGTTGTACGGGTAGACGAGCGGGTTGGCCGGGTCCTTCGCGGCGGTCGGGTGGTCGAAGGGCTCGGCGAAGACCCGTACGGCGGCGACGTGCTGATCGGGGGTCAGGTGCTGGCCGCGGAACACCAGGACCTTGTGGTCCCGGAACGCCTGCCGCAGTGCGTCGGTGGTGGTGGCGTCGAGTGGGCCCGTCAGGTCGATGCCCGTGATCTCGGCGCCGAAGCGCGGTCCTGTCCTGACGATGTCGAACGGGGCGACGGTGGTCATGGCGTCTTCTCCTCCTTGTACGGTGCGGGGTCGCGCAGAGCGGCGTACTGGGGTGTGCCGTGGCGGCGTGGAGCGGGCGGGTCACGGGGATGTCGACGGCGATGCGGGCCTCGTCGGCGTTGTGGGTCACCAGGAGCGCGGCGGGGCGGTGTCGTTCACGCAGTTGCCGCAGCGGCTCGTGCACCCGGATGCGGGTGAGGCTGTCGAGGGCTCCGAACGGCTTTTCCGCGAGCGGGAGTTGTGGTTGGCGGGCGAGGGACACCCGCTGCTGTTCGCCGCCGGCGGTGGGTCAGCTACACACCGCGGTGGCGACACGCATCAGATCGATGGCCCGCCGCTTCCGGAGCCGCTGGTTGATCCACATGCCGCCGAAGCTACCGACACGCCAAGTGCATTTCAAGGAAAGGGAGTTGGCTGACATCGGGCTGCAACGGCCGTTTCATGGAAGCGCCATGCTGGTGTTACATGCCGGGCAGGCGGCCCGGATTCGGGGGCGTTCGACCACCGTCAGGGTTAAGACTTCTGGTGTCCTGTCCCCCGTCCAGCACCGCCGTGACCTGCGACGCGCCGCCGAGGGGCCCTGTCACACCCCTGATCGTCAGACCCCGGTACAGCGCGGCCTGCCTGCGCGGCTTCCAGCGGGGCAGCATGGACGATGGCAGCTTCCGCCGATCACCGGCCGGTGAGCGGCCGGATGCCCGTATCTTCGGCAGCACCCTGTGAAAACGTTCAAGGAGCGCAACTGATGAAGCACATCAAGCTTGGTGACCTCGACGTTGCCCGGATCGGACTGGGCGCGATGGGCATGTCGCACGCCTACACCGGCGCCGGCAGCGACGACACCGAGTCCATCCGCACCGTGCACCGCGCCCTGGAACTGGGCGTCACCCTGATCGACACCGCCGAGGTCTACGGCCCGTACCTCAACGAGGAGCTGATCGGCCGGGCCCTGAAGGGGCATCGCGACGAGGTCGTGCTGGCCACCAAGTTCGGGCTGATCTCCCACACCGGCCGCGGGAGCGGCGCCGACAGCAGCCCCGCAAACATCCGGGCCGCCATCGAGGGTTCCCTCCAGCGGCTGGACACCGATCACATCGACCTCTACTACCAGCACCGCGTCGACCCCGGTACTCCCATCGAGGACGTCGTGGGAACGCTGGCCGAGCTGGTCGGCGAAGGCAAGATCCGCCACATCGGCCTGTCCGAGGCGGGCCCGGACACCATTCGCCGCGCCCACGCGGTCCATCCGGTGACCGCCGTGCAGTCCGAGTACTCGCTGTTCACCCGTGATCCCGAGGCCCAGGTCCTGCCGGTGCTGCGCGAGCTGAACATCGGCATGGTTCCCTACTCGCCCCTGGGCCGCGGCTTCCTCACCGGGACGATCCGCTCCACGGACCAGTTCGCCGACAACGACTTCCGGGCCGACAACCCGCGCTTCAGTGCCGACAACTTCCAGCACAACCTGCGCCTGGCCGACGAAGTGGCCGCCGTCGCGGGGCAGATCGGCGCCACCCCGGCGCAGGTCGCTCTGGCCTGGCTGCTGGCCCAGGGTGACGACATCGCGCCCATCCCCGGCACCCGACGGGTCTCGCGTGTCGAGGAGAACGTCGGCGCCGACGCCGTACAGCTGTCCGCCGAGCAGCTCGCCCAGCTCACCGGCCTCCCGTCGGCCGCGGGCGACACCCACAACGCGGCGCAGATGCGCATGATGGAGCGCTGACCAGCGGCGCCCGGAAGGCCCCGGCCCGGCGTGCCCGCCCGGACCGGGGCCTTCTCCTCGACAGCCTCCTCGGCAGCCATTCAAGAGAATTCATAGGGCATTGAGCCGATTTTCGTGCTCTCGGTCGGCGCCGCCACCCGCCCGCACCAGACCCCACTCGTAGGCCGCGATGACGGCTTGTGCGCGGTCCCGCAGCTCCAGTTTCGCGAACAGCCGGTTGATATGGGTCTTCACGGTGTGATCCGTGATCGTGAGTCGGCCCGCGATCTCCGCGTTGGACAGCCCCCGGGCGATCAAGGTGAGCACCTCGGTCTCACGTGCCGTGAGGTCGGCCGCGGAATGGACCGGCAGCCGTGAGGCCCGCGCGTGCACGAACTCGCCGATCACCCGCTTGGTGATCTCGGGCGAGAGCAGCGCGTTCCCGGCGGCCACCACCCGCACCGCGTGCAGCAGTTCGGGGAAGGTGGCGTCCTTGAGGAGAAAGCCGCCCGCCCCGGCCGCGAGGGCGTCGTACACGTACTCGTCGAGCCCGAAGGTCGTGAGCATCAGGACTTTCGTCGCGCCGTCGGAGGCGGCCAGGATCTCGCGGGCGGCCTCGATGCCGTTCTTGTGCGGCATCCGAATGTCGAGGAGGGCGAGATCGGGCCGCGTCCTGGCGGCGATGTGCACGGCCTGTTCACCGTCCTCGGCTTCGCCGACGACCTCGATGTCCTCCTGGGTGTTGAGGAGGTTGACGAACCCGGTGCGGACGATCGCCTGATCGTCGGCGACCAGTGCCCTGATCACACACGACTCCTTCTTCGCGCTGTTCACCCGACGCCCCAGGGGAGCTCCGCCTCCACCAGGAAACCCCCGCCCGGACCTGTGCCCGCACTGAGCCGGCCGCCGACCAGCGCCGCCCGCTCGCGCATCCCGCTCAGGCCGTGGCCCGCACCGGAGCCCGCCCCGGGCTCAGGGCCCGGACCATTGTCGTGGACGCGCAGGGTGAGCAGCTGTTCGGTGCCGTAGTCGATCTCCACCACGGTACGGGCACCGGGCGCGTGCCTGCGTGCGTTGGTCAGCGCCTCCTGGGTGATCCGGTAGGCGGACAACTCCCATGCGGCGGGCAGCGGCACCCGTTCCCCGGTGACTCTCAGCTCGGCTTCGCCACCCACCGCCCGGTGCTGCTCGATCAGTTCGGCGAGATGGTCGAGGGTCGGCTGCGGGGCGGTGAGAGTCACGTCCCCCTGGGCCTGGGGAGTGCGCAGAACTCCGAGGAGGCGGCGGAGTTCGGCCATCGAGGAGCGGGCGGTGCCGGCGATCTGCTGGAAGCCGTCGCGGGCCTCGGGAGTGAGTCCGGGGGTGGTGTAGGTGGCGCTCTCGGCCTGGACGGCGATCATCGACACCGCATGCGAGACGATGTCGTGCAGCTCGCGGGCGATGGCGGCCCGCTCGGCCTCGGCGGCCTGCTGCCGTTCCATCGCGATCAACCGGGCCTGGGCCAGGTCTCGTTCATGACGGCTCTGCTCGCGGGAGCGGACCGCGTCGCCCATCATCACGGCGGCGAAGATGACCACGGTCAGCACGAAGGACTCGGCGAACAGGCCGAGTGAGTCCTTCTGCCACAGCGGCGGCACCGGCAGGTTCATCCGCGACCAGGTACGTATGTGCACCAGGTTGACGCACACAGCCCCCAGTGCCCCGCCCACGACGGTCACCGCCGGGTGGCACACCCGGTAGCGGCCCAGGGTGTAGAAGCCGATCAGCCCGCTGGCCATGATCGAGAGGTACAGACTGACGTCGCCGGCGAACCCGAGCAGTCCGGCGGCCACCGTCACCACCGCCACGGGCGGGAAGGAGCGCCGCCACATCAGCGAGGCGGAGGAGACGAGCACGCCGGTCACGGTGGTCAGGGATCCGGGATAGGCGATCAGCTCGGCCACGGCACCGACGGTCAGGGCACCGCCGGTGACCCAGGGGTGGGCGGGTGAGGCTGTCCAGGCGCGGAACCGCTGGTGAAGGGACGGACGCATACCTCCATGATCCGTGCCGACGCGGCCGCGCGCGTCACCGCACGGGTTGAGCCTGAGGCCGGATGTCATGCCACGGGTTGAGTTCCAGGTGCGGAGCCTCGGTTGACGCCCCCCGGCCTGCGGGTTCGTAGCGTCGACGAGCATGACGAGGCGTCTTGAACAGTGCGGGTGGCACATCCGGTACGTACGCGACGAGCGATGGCAGCCGGGCCGTGCGGGCCTGGTGCTCGATGTCGCGGCCGCGCTCAAGTGGACGGCGCCGTCCGCGGCGCCGGCACTGATCGCGGTAGGTCGGGGCCACAGGTACGCGCCCTCCCGGAAGAAGGCCCTCGTATGACGGAACACTCCAGCCCGCGCACGCTGATCGTCACCAATGACTTCCCGCCCCGGCAGGGCGGCATCGAGACGTTCGTCCGTGAACTGGCCGACCGGTTCCCGCCCGACCGGGTGGTCGTCTTCACCTCATCGCCGCGGACGGCCACGGCACAACCGGCATCCGACGAGTCCTTCCCGTACCCGGTGATCCGTCACCGGGTACACACCCTCCTGCCCACGCCACGGGCCACCGCGCACGCCGCGTCCGTGGCCCGCCAATACGGCTGCGAGCGGGTGTGGTTCGGCGCGGCGGCGCCGCTCGGTCTGATGGCGGACCGGCTGCGGCGGACCACGGACATCCGCGCCGCCGTCGCCACCACGCACGGCCACGAAGTCTGGTGGGCCCGCACCCCTGGGACCAGGACGCTGCTGCGCCGCATCGGCACGCAGGCCGACGCGCTCACCTGGCTGGGTACGAGCACCCGCCGCCCGATCGAGGCGGCCCTGGCTCCCGGCACCCGCACCGCACGCCTGGTCCCCGGCGTGGACACCACAGCGTTCCGCCCCGGCCTGGACGGCGGCCCGGTGCGGGCCCGCTACGGCCTGGGGCGCCGCCCCGTGATCCTTTGCGCGGCCCGGCTGGTTCCACGCAAGGGCCAGGACACTCTGGTCCGGGCGCTGCCCTGGATCCGCAGGGCGGTCCCGGACGCCATGCTGCTCCTGGTCGGCGACGGTCCGTACGCCCGCGAACTGCGGCAAGCAGCCCTGGATGAAGGGGTCTTGGACTCGGTCGTCTTCGCCGGAGGCCATCCGCACCAGGCTCTCCCCTCCTTCTACGCCGCCGCTGACGTCTTCGCCATGCCCTGCCGCACCCGTAGACGCGGCCTGGAAGTGGAGGGCCTGGGCATCGTCTACCTGGAAGCCGCCGCGTCAGGACTGCCCGTCCTGGCGGGTGACTCGGGCGGCGCCCCCGACGCGGTACGCGAGGGCGAGACGGGCCATGTCGTCGACGGACATTCGGTGGCGGCAACCGCGGACCGTCTGATCAGGCTCTTGCGCAACCCCGAACTCGCCCACGCAATGGGCGCCAAGGGCCGCCACTGGGTCCAGACGGAATGGACGTGGGACCACTCCTACGCAACGCTGGCAGGGCTGCTCCAGTCAGCGGGAGCCGCCGGATGAACGAGCGCAAGCCGAAGCCGAGCGACTTGTCCGACGATCGCTGGGCACTGACCGAGCCGGTCATCACAGCGCGGAAGAAGGACCAGTCGAGCCGGTCGACGATCGGCGCCTCCGGCTCGCCGCTACCCCTTCCGGGTCCGCATCATCACCAAGGCGCCTCCTGCCGCTGCCGCCCCCACCGCTCCCATGGCCAGGAAACCCTGGGAGGAGCGCCAGGACAGCACCGACCAGCGGGACTGCGCCGAGAGCAAGGATCCCGTACTCAGCCACGACCCCGTCGAGATCAACGACAGGGACGAGCCGATCGAGCCGACCGAAAGGGCGCTGCCGATCGAGCCGACGGACAGGGCCGATCCGACGGACCCGATGGACAGCACCGAACCCACTGACCCGATCGACAACACAGAGTCCTGCGACCACAAGGACAGCACTGAATCCGAGGAGGAACAACGACCCGACCGTACCGGCGGCTTTGACATGAGGTCATTCTGCGCGCAGGACGCACGGTCCGGCAGTCCGAGCGGGGGCATCTTTCCCGAGCCCACTGTGCACGGCCAGGTGTTGCCGGAGAGCACGTTGGCGGCTGGCCAGTGAGACTGCTGTACCTACTAGTATGTACAGTAATCTCGCCATGGCCCAACAAGATCGATCCAACGACGGGGCCACCTCTTCCCTGCCCCTCCAGAACGGGTGATCGTTTTGCCATTCGTCCGCATCGACGTCCTGCGCATGCCGGCGGCCGAACTGGAAGCCGTCGGAAACGCCGTACAGCAGGCCCTCACCGAATCCATCGGCATCCCGCTCGACGACCGGTTCCAGGTCCTGACCAACCACGACGGCGTGACCGGAACGCTCCGCCACGGCACCTATCTTGACGTCCCGCGCGACGACGGCATCGTCTACATCGACATCACACTGCGGCGCGGCAGGACCGCCGGACAAAAGCAGCGGATGTACGCGCTGGTGTGCCAGCGCCTCACGGAACAGACGCGGGTCGCACCCCACAACGTGTTCATCGCGGTCCACGAGAACGGCGAGGCCGACTGGTCGCTCGGCCATGGCAGAGCGCAGTACCTGTAGACGCCTGGACGCCCTCCGGAGGAGACCGGTTTCCCTTTCCGAGCGGTCTGCATGGATCCTCGCGCCAGCGGGTCCGGACTCCAGTTGTGACCATGAGCCCTAAAGTCTCACCATGAGCGACTGGATGATTACCCTAGGTCGAGGAAAGGCGCGGCGTCCTCGGGCGTTGTCCCCGCTCCGGGAGCATCTCCGCGACACGTTCTGGTTCGCCCCCACGGCGGCGATGATCGTGGTGTGCCTGGTGTGGTGGGTTGCTTCCTGGGCTGACGAGGCAATCGTGTCGGCGCTCCAGGACGACGGGGAGTTCGACGCGGTCAAGGATCTGATGGGGATCGCCGACGATGTGAAGACCGTCGTCACCACCATCAGTTCGGCGATGATGACCTTCATCGGTGTCGTGTTCAGTATTTCGCTGGTGGCCGTGCAGATGGCGGGCGGACAGCTCACCCCGCGCGTGGTGCGCCTTTTTGTGCGGAGCCGGATCACCAAGCTCACGTTCGCCGTCTTTCTCGCCACGTTTCTGCTGTCGCTGCTGGTACTGACCTCGTACGACGGGGAGCAGGACCCGAAACTCGTCAGCACGGTGCCCTTTCTCCAGGCGTTCCTCACCCTGGCCTTGGTCGCGTTGAGTCTGCTCTTGTTCGTCATGTACGTGAATTCGACGCTGCGGATGATGCGGGTGGGCCATGTCGTCGACCGGGTCGCCCGGGAGGCGTTCCGGGTCGTGGCGCGGATTCCGTACGGGGACGCGGCCGACGGCGACCTCGGGCCGGAGAGCGGGCTCGTGGCCTACGAGGGCCGGGCGGGGGTGCTGCGGGACGTGAACATCGCACGGCTCGTGTGGATCGCCCGCCGCCGCGGTGTGGTGCTCCGGATGATCCCCCGGATCGGGGATTTCGTGGTGCCCGGGACGATGATGTTCTCGGTGCACGGAGGACCGGCCCCGTCCCGGCGCCAGTTGCAGTCCTGCGTTTTCGTGGGGGTCGAGCGCGCGTTCCATCAGGACCTCGGGTTCGGCCTGCGGGTGCTCGCCGATGTCGCGCTGCGAGCCCTGTCCGCGGCCGTGAACGACCCGACGACCGCGGTGCAGGCGATCGACCGGATCGTGCAGTTCCTCGCGGTCGTGGGGCGCGGCCCGCTGGACACGCTGCGGTACAGGGATCGCGGCGGCGCCGTCCGTCTGGTGCAGCCGGTGCCGAGCTGGGGCGAACTGGTCGACCTGGCGTTCACCGAGGTCCGGGGCTGCGCCGCGGACACCCCGCAAGTCACGCGGCGGCTGCTCGCCGGGTTCGACGATCTCCTGTCGCTCGTGCCCGAGGAACGGCGGGAGCCGTTGCTGCGGCACCGGGAGCTGCTGACGCGGAACGTGGAGCGGTCGGTGCCGGATGCCGCCGACCGGAACTTCGCGCTGCGTCCCGACCGGCAGGGCATCGGCTGACGCCCGTACGTCCGGTCGGCGGGTCTCCGGCTTCGGCCGTACGGGGCGTCTCCGCTGAAGCGGCGGCCGGTCGCAGGTCGTGCGGTTGGTGTTCCGCGCGCTGCCGTCGGCCCTCGCCCGAGGTCAGGCCTGTGCGCGCCGGGCCAGCAGGACCGAGTCCTCGGCCTCCACCGGACCACTGTCCCGGTGGAGCACGCGGGAGCGCTGCTCCACGACGACGGGCTCGAAGTCGTCCGGCAGGCCGGGCAGGAGCTCGGCGGCCAGGAACATCGCCTTCCGGTGGCTCTCGGAGAGCTGCGTGAACTCGTGGGACGGCGCGTGACCGACGACCAGCAGCAGTCCGCCGGGGGCCACGGCCCCGGCGAGGCGGCGGGTCACCTCGACCATGCCGCCGTCGGGGGCGTGCAGATAGTGGCTCGTGACCAGGTCGTACGCCCGCTCGCCCGCGTCGAAGGTGCGGGCGTCGACCTGCCACCAGTCGACGCGCTCGGCGAATCCGGCCTGCTCGGTGTGGCGGGCGGCGCGCGCGAGCCCCTCGGCCGAGAAGTCGGCGCCGGTCACGCGCCAGCCCTGCCCGGCCAGCCAGACGACGTCGCCGCCCTCGCCGCACCCGACGTCGAGCGCGGTTCCGGGCGTGAGGCGGCCGGCGGCGGCGACGAGTTGCGGGTTGGGC is a genomic window containing:
- a CDS encoding MFS transporter gives rise to the protein MLPGEDRAARRALLVCLAAGATTLLDQAVLNIAVPSMRHSLGAGAGDVQWIVAGYSLAFGLALVPGGSLGDAHGRKRFFLLGVAAFLIAGTAAATGRGPGTLITARLVQGAAAGLVNSQVIGTLQDLFRGQARGRALGLYAVTSGVATALGPPLGGALVAALGPERGWRCCLLLSAPCAILTLVLAARWLPPPRRTARDARLDILGLTLACACTLTLMVPFIRTPGSRGEALAWATGLVVLAAALSGHQRLRVRRGRRALLHPALRTSKPYLLGTAVAMAQFGATLASSLVLTVFLQEGLGLTALGTAAVTLPSALAMGVASALAWRVVRRIGPRTVSLGLLLGIGAALAGSAVALTAPTSALPLACAGVQLLTGAAAGLTVSPNQTQVLHHAPAEAAGVAGGILQMAQRIAAAVCLSAVSAVYLHSAPTPPGGSGPRSAYALASCACAGLLAVALLLSRLRTSGLGRPPSGPPAEAKDDTAGRELAVPQRCVPPGTSHGRGRIPAPPLLPDRRTEPS
- a CDS encoding TauD/TfdA family dioxygenase — its product is MTTVAPFDIVRTGPRFGAEITGIDLTGPLDATTTDALRQAFRDHKVLVFRGQHLTPDQHVAAVRVFAEPFDHPTAAKDPANPLVYPYNVRKTGKASTWHIGGLWRAPVFAIESLTYEVVPELGGHTLWADLQAAYDDLSEPFKELLASVSAVYDGNAENYAQGSKKTTSGPTIEHPVVLTHPTTGRKGLFISTSATGLTGVTPAESKVLLDHLLRHASSPDYTIRFGWQPGDFVLWDNRATWHYAVDDYGDGARVYRKVIGVEPEAGPVPEARS
- a CDS encoding aldo/keto reductase, with translation MKHIKLGDLDVARIGLGAMGMSHAYTGAGSDDTESIRTVHRALELGVTLIDTAEVYGPYLNEELIGRALKGHRDEVVLATKFGLISHTGRGSGADSSPANIRAAIEGSLQRLDTDHIDLYYQHRVDPGTPIEDVVGTLAELVGEGKIRHIGLSEAGPDTIRRAHAVHPVTAVQSEYSLFTRDPEAQVLPVLRELNIGMVPYSPLGRGFLTGTIRSTDQFADNDFRADNPRFSADNFQHNLRLADEVAAVAGQIGATPAQVALAWLLAQGDDIAPIPGTRRVSRVEENVGADAVQLSAEQLAQLTGLPSAAGDTHNAAQMRMMER
- a CDS encoding response regulator transcription factor; this translates as MIRALVADDQAIVRTGFVNLLNTQEDIEVVGEAEDGEQAVHIAARTRPDLALLDIRMPHKNGIEAAREILAASDGATKVLMLTTFGLDEYVYDALAAGAGGFLLKDATFPELLHAVRVVAAGNALLSPEITKRVIGEFVHARASRLPVHSAADLTARETEVLTLIARGLSNAEIAGRLTITDHTVKTHINRLFAKLELRDRAQAVIAAYEWGLVRAGGGADREHENRLNAL
- a CDS encoding histidine kinase — its product is MRPSLHQRFRAWTASPAHPWVTGGALTVGAVAELIAYPGSLTTVTGVLVSSASLMWRRSFPPVAVVTVAAGLLGFAGDVSLYLSIMASGLIGFYTLGRYRVCHPAVTVVGGALGAVCVNLVHIRTWSRMNLPVPPLWQKDSLGLFAESFVLTVVIFAAVMMGDAVRSREQSRHERDLAQARLIAMERQQAAEAERAAIARELHDIVSHAVSMIAVQAESATYTTPGLTPEARDGFQQIAGTARSSMAELRRLLGVLRTPQAQGDVTLTAPQPTLDHLAELIEQHRAVGGEAELRVTGERVPLPAAWELSAYRITQEALTNARRHAPGARTVVEIDYGTEQLLTLRVHDNGPGPEPGAGSGAGHGLSGMRERAALVGGRLSAGTGPGGGFLVEAELPWGVG
- a CDS encoding glycosyltransferase family 4 protein, with amino-acid sequence MTEHSSPRTLIVTNDFPPRQGGIETFVRELADRFPPDRVVVFTSSPRTATAQPASDESFPYPVIRHRVHTLLPTPRATAHAASVARQYGCERVWFGAAAPLGLMADRLRRTTDIRAAVATTHGHEVWWARTPGTRTLLRRIGTQADALTWLGTSTRRPIEAALAPGTRTARLVPGVDTTAFRPGLDGGPVRARYGLGRRPVILCAARLVPRKGQDTLVRALPWIRRAVPDAMLLLVGDGPYARELRQAALDEGVLDSVVFAGGHPHQALPSFYAAADVFAMPCRTRRRGLEVEGLGIVYLEAAASGLPVLAGDSGGAPDAVREGETGHVVDGHSVAATADRLIRLLRNPELAHAMGAKGRHWVQTEWTWDHSYATLAGLLQSAGAAG
- a CDS encoding tautomerase family protein — encoded protein: MPFVRIDVLRMPAAELEAVGNAVQQALTESIGIPLDDRFQVLTNHDGVTGTLRHGTYLDVPRDDGIVYIDITLRRGRTAGQKQRMYALVCQRLTEQTRVAPHNVFIAVHENGEADWSLGHGRAQYL
- a CDS encoding DUF2254 domain-containing protein, which produces MSDWMITLGRGKARRPRALSPLREHLRDTFWFAPTAAMIVVCLVWWVASWADEAIVSALQDDGEFDAVKDLMGIADDVKTVVTTISSAMMTFIGVVFSISLVAVQMAGGQLTPRVVRLFVRSRITKLTFAVFLATFLLSLLVLTSYDGEQDPKLVSTVPFLQAFLTLALVALSLLLFVMYVNSTLRMMRVGHVVDRVAREAFRVVARIPYGDAADGDLGPESGLVAYEGRAGVLRDVNIARLVWIARRRGVVLRMIPRIGDFVVPGTMMFSVHGGPAPSRRQLQSCVFVGVERAFHQDLGFGLRVLADVALRALSAAVNDPTTAVQAIDRIVQFLAVVGRGPLDTLRYRDRGGAVRLVQPVPSWGELVDLAFTEVRGCAADTPQVTRRLLAGFDDLLSLVPEERREPLLRHRELLTRNVERSVPDAADRNFALRPDRQGIG
- a CDS encoding class I SAM-dependent methyltransferase; the encoded protein is MSGHHEHGGDGRHENHDEQAAAAMFEPAGWDERYAGQERFWSGEPNPQLVAAAGRLTPGTALDVGCGEGGDVVWLAGQGWRVTGADFSAEGLARAARHTEQAGFAERVDWWQVDARTFDAGERAYDLVTSHYLHAPDGGMVEVTRRLAGAVAPGGLLLVVGHAPSHEFTQLSESHRKAMFLAAELLPGLPDDFEPVVVEQRSRVLHRDSGPVEAEDSVLLARRAQA